In one window of Paenarthrobacter nicotinovorans DNA:
- a CDS encoding LacI family DNA-binding transcriptional regulator, translating into MISQEKNSGSAADVPTITDRAHPVTLREVAEAAGVSTATVSLVINKKKNARIADDTRQRVLEAIQLLGYRPNAMAKNLVSGTSKFIGLVADGVATTPFAGQIIHGAQDEAWKHGYALLIANTEGNVDLEKDAIAMMLEYKVRGILYSTWFHRATEVPETLRESDFVLVNCFSPDSPASRAVVPDEAQGGKSATEILLRGGHRRIAFINTTTPAPAKDGRLEGYREALEAEGIAFDPELVMEAYPDQEGGYGATEELLKLNVSAVYCYNDRMAMGLYDGLREHGLAIPEDMAVVGFDNQEVIAAHLRPPLSTVSLPHYELGAAGVRMLLGLDQAAGDGPVKIACPAVERASVAVHTAA; encoded by the coding sequence ATGATTTCGCAGGAGAAAAATTCAGGCAGCGCGGCCGATGTTCCAACTATTACCGACCGCGCCCATCCGGTAACCCTCCGCGAAGTTGCTGAAGCAGCCGGTGTTTCGACGGCAACTGTCTCCTTGGTCATCAACAAGAAGAAGAACGCCCGCATCGCTGACGACACACGGCAGCGCGTTCTGGAGGCCATCCAGCTCCTGGGCTACCGGCCCAATGCGATGGCGAAGAATCTGGTCAGCGGAACTTCCAAGTTCATCGGGCTTGTAGCGGACGGCGTGGCAACCACCCCGTTCGCGGGGCAGATCATCCACGGCGCGCAGGACGAAGCCTGGAAGCACGGTTACGCCCTGCTGATCGCCAACACCGAAGGAAACGTGGACCTGGAAAAGGACGCGATCGCCATGATGCTGGAGTACAAGGTCCGCGGCATCCTGTACTCAACCTGGTTCCATCGGGCCACGGAAGTTCCGGAAACCCTTCGTGAGTCCGACTTCGTGCTGGTCAACTGTTTTTCGCCGGATTCGCCGGCATCCCGCGCAGTAGTGCCCGATGAAGCCCAGGGCGGGAAATCGGCCACGGAAATCCTGCTGCGCGGGGGGCATCGTCGTATCGCCTTCATCAACACCACCACTCCCGCTCCGGCCAAGGACGGCCGGCTCGAGGGCTACCGGGAGGCGTTGGAAGCGGAGGGAATTGCCTTCGATCCGGAACTGGTGATGGAGGCGTACCCGGACCAGGAAGGTGGCTACGGCGCGACGGAGGAGCTGCTCAAGCTCAACGTTTCCGCCGTCTACTGCTACAACGACCGCATGGCCATGGGCCTCTACGATGGCCTGCGGGAACACGGGCTCGCCATTCCTGAGGACATGGCCGTTGTGGGCTTCGATAACCAAGAGGTCATTGCCGCGCACCTCCGCCCGCCGTTGTCCACCGTTTCCCTGCCGCACTACGAACTCGGGGCGGCCGGCGTCCGCATGTTGCTCGGCCTGGATCAGGCCGCTGGCGACGGCCCCGTGAAAATCGCGTGCCCCGCCGTTGAACGGGCTTCCGTGGCGGTGCACACAGCAGCTTGA